Proteins from one Capricornis sumatraensis isolate serow.1 chromosome 2, serow.2, whole genome shotgun sequence genomic window:
- the CCDC32 gene encoding coiled-coil domain-containing protein 32: MKMFESIDSTTTRSGPDLWAEICSCLPHPDQEDSASNAFSDSFMDSYPGGTGQREAPHFAAQPAVKPWAPLQDSEVYLASLEKKLRRIKGLNQEVTSKDMLRTLAQAKKECWDRFLQEKLASEFFVDGLDSDESTLEHFKRWLQPDKVAISTEEVQYLIPPESQVEKPAPGDEPTAAEQ; this comes from the exons atgaaaatgtttgaaagcATTGACTCTACAACCACAAGATCTGGCCCAGATCTTTGGGCTGAAATCTGTTCCTGCCTGCCACATCCTGACCAAGAGGACAGTGCCAGCAATGCCTTCTCAGACTCCTTTATGGATTCTTACCCTGGAGGCACAGGCCAGAGGGAGGCCCCACACTTTGCTGCACAGCCAGCTGTAAAGCCTTGGGCTCCCTTGCAGGATTCAGAAGTGTATTTAGCATCTTTAG aaaagaaactgagaagaATCAAAGGTTTAAATCAGGAAGTGACTTCCAAGGACATGCTTCGAACCCTGGCCCAAGCAAAGAAGGAATGCTGGGACCGGTTCCTCCAGGAGAAGTTAGCATCTGAGTTCTTTGTGGATGGACTTGATTCTGATGAGAG CACCTTGGAACATTTCAAGAGGTGGCTCCAGCCAGATAAGGTAGCCATCAGTACGGAGGAGGTCCAGTATCTGATTCCTCCAGAGTCACAGGTTGAGAAGCCAGCGCCCGGGGACGAGCCAACAGCAGCAGAACAATAA